One genomic window of Pseudomonas sp. LFM046 includes the following:
- a CDS encoding AEC family transporter, whose protein sequence is MDVAVLTLFQALWPLFALIVGGYLLRRWDFPGEAFWPSAERLNYFILFPALLFSSLATAPLDNPALPRLAMAVFLGLGIGWAALLLARRLLGWPAARFGAITQGILRFNTYLGLAAIGSLYGKDGLAMAALMLALMVPTVNLMSVWALTAERGVSLRGLLVPIAKNPLILACLGGALVNVAGFGLPGGTDRLLNLLAVASLPLGLLCVGAALRPQELAGEVPALAWNCALRLLAMPALAFAVTRVLGLPAMESSILVLFFALPTAPTAYVLTRQLGGDSHLMAGIITLQTLLAAGSLLLVMRAVTP, encoded by the coding sequence CTGGATGTCGCCGTGCTCACCCTCTTCCAGGCCCTCTGGCCCCTCTTCGCGCTGATCGTCGGCGGCTATCTGCTGCGCCGTTGGGACTTCCCCGGTGAGGCCTTCTGGCCCTCTGCCGAACGCCTGAATTACTTCATCCTGTTCCCCGCCCTGCTGTTCAGCAGCCTGGCCACCGCGCCCCTGGACAACCCCGCCCTGCCCCGGCTGGCCATGGCGGTGTTCCTCGGGCTCGGCATCGGCTGGGCGGCGCTGTTGCTGGCGCGACGCCTGCTCGGCTGGCCGGCGGCGCGCTTCGGCGCCATCACGCAGGGCATCCTGCGCTTCAACACCTACCTGGGCCTGGCCGCCATCGGCAGCCTCTATGGCAAGGACGGACTGGCGATGGCCGCGCTGATGCTGGCGCTGATGGTGCCGACGGTGAACCTGATGTCGGTCTGGGCGCTGACCGCTGAACGCGGCGTGAGCCTGCGCGGGCTGCTGGTGCCCATTGCGAAGAACCCGCTGATCCTCGCCTGCCTGGGCGGCGCGCTGGTGAACGTCGCCGGCTTCGGCCTGCCCGGCGGAACCGATCGCCTGCTCAACCTGCTGGCGGTGGCCAGCCTCCCGCTGGGCCTGCTCTGCGTCGGTGCGGCGCTGCGGCCGCAGGAGCTGGCCGGCGAAGTGCCGGCGCTGGCCTGGAACTGCGCCCTGCGCCTGCTGGCCATGCCCGCCCTGGCTTTCGCCGTGACCCGGGTGCTGGGTCTGCCGGCCATGGAAAGCAGCATCCTCGTGCTCTTCTTCGCCCTACCCACGGCGCCTACGGCCTATGTGCTGACCCGCCAGCTCGGCGGCGACAGCCACCTGATGGCCGGCATCATCACCCTGCAGACCCTGCTCGCCGCCGGCAGCCTGCTGCTGGTCATGCGCGCCGTCACTCCCTGA
- a CDS encoding GFA family protein — protein MAELLTGGCHCGQLRYTVEAPLTDVAHCHCSICRRTSGGIVTTWATVPLASFRWSAGTPAEYASSSEAVRYFCSRCGSQLAFFTQLAPDSLDITVATLDQPENVPADRHIWVKSRLPWLHLDPQLPEEDEETL, from the coding sequence ATGGCCGAACTCCTCACCGGCGGCTGCCACTGCGGGCAGCTGCGTTACACCGTCGAGGCGCCTCTGACGGACGTCGCCCATTGCCACTGCTCCATTTGCCGACGCACCAGCGGCGGCATCGTCACCACCTGGGCGACGGTGCCCCTGGCGAGCTTCCGCTGGAGCGCCGGTACGCCGGCCGAATACGCCTCGTCGAGCGAGGCCGTGCGTTACTTCTGCTCCCGTTGCGGCAGCCAGCTGGCGTTCTTCACCCAGCTCGCCCCGGACAGCCTGGATATCACGGTGGCGACCCTGGACCAGCCGGAGAACGTCCCGGCGGACCGGCATATCTGGGTGAAGAGCCGTCTTCCCTGGCTGCATCTGGATCCCCAATTGCCGGAGGAGGATGAGGAGACGCTCTGA
- a CDS encoding CitMHS family transporter — MLTLLGFAMVICFMYLIMTKRLSALIALIIVPIAFALIGGFAAGIGPMMLEGIGKLAPTGVMLMFAILYFAMMIDSGLFDPAVRRILKLVKGDPLKVSVGTAALALIVSLDGDGATTYMICVAALLPLYSRLGMSPLIMAGLIILAGGIMNMTPWGGPTARAASALHVDPSDIFVPMIPAMIVGAIALFGLAWAYGKRERARLGVLHLPDEQINHDEISVSQFPEARRPKLIWVNGALTAALMVTLIAGLLPLPVLFMIAFSLAMIINYPCLQQQKERVAAHAGNVLAVVGLIFAAGIFTGILSGTGMVEAMSKSLLAVIPPSMGPYMAVITAVVSMPFTFFMSNDAFYYGVLPVLAEAAGHYGISPVEMARASIVGQPVHLLSPLVPSTYLLVGLAKVEFGDHQRFTLKWAVMICLCILLAALLLGVFPLFGSH, encoded by the coding sequence ATGCTGACTCTGCTCGGCTTCGCCATGGTCATCTGCTTCATGTACCTGATCATGACCAAGCGCCTGTCTGCCCTGATCGCTCTGATCATCGTCCCCATCGCCTTCGCCCTGATCGGCGGTTTCGCCGCGGGCATCGGCCCGATGATGCTCGAAGGCATCGGCAAGCTCGCCCCCACCGGCGTAATGCTGATGTTCGCCATCCTCTACTTCGCCATGATGATCGACTCCGGTCTGTTCGACCCGGCCGTGCGCAGGATCCTCAAGCTGGTGAAGGGTGACCCGCTGAAAGTCTCGGTGGGCACCGCGGCCCTGGCTCTGATCGTCTCCCTCGACGGTGACGGCGCCACCACCTACATGATCTGCGTCGCCGCCCTGCTGCCGCTATACAGCCGCCTGGGCATGAGCCCGCTGATCATGGCCGGCCTGATCATCCTGGCCGGCGGCATCATGAACATGACCCCCTGGGGCGGCCCCACCGCCCGCGCCGCCAGCGCCCTGCACGTCGACCCGTCGGACATCTTCGTACCGATGATCCCGGCGATGATCGTCGGTGCCATCGCCCTGTTCGGCCTCGCCTGGGCCTATGGCAAGCGCGAACGCGCGCGCCTCGGCGTGCTGCACCTGCCCGACGAGCAGATCAACCATGACGAGATCAGTGTTTCGCAGTTCCCGGAGGCCCGCCGCCCGAAGCTGATCTGGGTGAACGGCGCACTGACCGCCGCCCTGATGGTGACCCTGATCGCCGGCCTGCTGCCGCTGCCGGTGCTGTTCATGATCGCCTTCAGCCTGGCCATGATCATCAACTACCCCTGCCTGCAGCAGCAGAAGGAACGGGTCGCCGCCCATGCCGGCAACGTGCTGGCGGTAGTGGGCCTGATCTTCGCCGCCGGCATCTTCACCGGCATCCTGTCCGGTACCGGCATGGTGGAAGCCATGTCCAAGAGCCTGCTGGCGGTGATTCCGCCGTCCATGGGTCCGTACATGGCCGTGATCACGGCGGTGGTGAGCATGCCGTTCACCTTCTTCATGTCCAACGACGCATTTTATTACGGCGTATTACCGGTTCTGGCCGAGGCCGCAGGCCATTACGGCATCAGCCCGGTGGAGATGGCGCGGGCGTCTATCGTAGGCCAGCCGGTGCATCTGCTGAGTCCGCTGGTGCCCTCCACCTACCTGCTCGTGGGCCTGGCCAAGGTGGAGTTCGGCGACCACCAGCGCTTCACGTTGAAGTGGGCGGTGATGATTTGTCTGTGTATCCTCCTCGCCGCCTTGCTGCTGGGTGTGTTCCCGCTCTTCGGGTCGCACTGA
- a CDS encoding TerC family protein produces the protein MEWLTSPEIWVAFFTLTALEIVLGIDNIIMIAILVGRMPPHMQARTRFFGLALAMVTRIALLLSITWIMRLTNDLFHVFDQGISGRDLILFFGGLFLLWKSSTEMYHSLEGEDETDEQPASGAARNFIGTIIQIAIIDIVFSLDSVITAVGMVSNVPVMVAAIIVAVLVMMMAAGTISAFIDRHPSLKMLALSFLVVVGTVLIAESFEVHVPKGYVYFAMAFSLAVEALNIRARTARGRKEDPVKLRKDIPGQ, from the coding sequence ATGGAATGGCTGACCAGCCCGGAAATCTGGGTCGCCTTCTTCACCCTGACCGCCCTGGAGATCGTCCTCGGCATCGACAACATCATCATGATCGCCATTCTCGTGGGCCGCATGCCGCCGCACATGCAGGCGCGCACCCGCTTCTTCGGCCTCGCGCTGGCGATGGTCACCCGAATCGCGCTGCTGCTGTCCATCACCTGGATCATGCGGCTCACCAACGACCTGTTCCATGTGTTCGACCAGGGCATCTCCGGCCGTGACCTGATCCTCTTCTTCGGCGGCCTGTTCCTGCTGTGGAAGAGCAGCACCGAGATGTACCACAGCCTGGAAGGCGAAGACGAAACCGACGAGCAGCCGGCATCCGGTGCGGCGCGCAACTTCATCGGCACCATCATCCAGATCGCCATCATCGACATCGTGTTCTCCCTGGACTCGGTGATCACGGCCGTCGGCATGGTCTCCAACGTGCCGGTGATGGTCGCCGCGATCATCGTCGCCGTGCTGGTGATGATGATGGCCGCCGGCACCATCAGCGCCTTCATCGATCGCCACCCGAGCCTGAAGATGCTGGCCCTGTCCTTCCTGGTGGTGGTGGGTACCGTGCTGATCGCCGAATCCTTCGAAGTCCACGTGCCGAAGGGCTACGTCTACTTCGCCATGGCCTTCTCCCTGGCCGTGGAAGCGCTCAACATCCGCGCCCGCACCGCCCGCGGCCGCAAGGAAGACCCGGTGAAACTGCGCAAGGACATTCCTGGGCAGTAA
- a CDS encoding DUF4105 domain-containing protein — MNTLLRLFCLAGLLIAGGAQADLRLVLDDEGLTQPQREASQQLLDEARAALPPAFIQRLDREVEVSWSDDLPENGYGRATRFDALVLNRNLLAGLTDGSAATQKTTRVHGTVRREMLATVLHELTHIYDRARLWSATERTQQFRCRNQSASNGLVGLPGDCRGQTERRFTLSDDPRLLDLAGWPQAVGKRGQREAENHQVARSPDSYELSNSREFVAVNMEYFLLDPAYACRRPTLYRYFREHFGWAPAERASCVDGYPYLNAGSDFGKQPLGKLDPERVYEVDYLFAEANQNWVSRWGHSMLRLVICAPGRPRGPDCRLDLDQHLVLSYRAFVGDVQLSSWDGLTGAYPSRLFVLPLHQVIEEYTKVELRSLASVPLRLNRDEVEALVQHAAEIHWSYDGDYWFLSNNCAVETLKLLRSGTDHPALRDLDSIMPNGLLKLLEGRGIADHTPLDDPREALRLGYRFDSFRDRYQAMFKILRERLNVPQDEVEDWLQLSAEQRRPWFAKADLRASAALLLLEQAAQRRQLLLAQDELKRNYLSSREQAGQTRFAKAGGTLEQMLANSGFLSRPAELLQGGYGLPQSAEWQQLEAESSSRQQTMRKLSDDLDREVRSLLEPQRLAELNGTEANLKQIGKHLRQLHKDAGGLVLP; from the coding sequence CTGAACACCTTGCTGCGTCTGTTCTGCCTGGCCGGCCTGCTGATTGCCGGCGGCGCCCAGGCGGACCTGCGCCTGGTGCTGGATGACGAAGGCCTGACCCAGCCCCAGCGCGAGGCCAGTCAACAATTGCTGGACGAGGCCCGCGCGGCCCTGCCGCCTGCCTTCATCCAGCGCCTGGACCGCGAGGTGGAAGTCAGCTGGAGCGATGATCTGCCGGAGAACGGCTATGGCCGTGCCACCCGCTTCGACGCCCTGGTGCTGAATCGCAACCTGCTGGCCGGCTTGACCGATGGCAGCGCGGCGACACAGAAGACCACCCGCGTCCACGGCACGGTGCGCCGCGAAATGCTGGCCACCGTGCTCCATGAGCTGACCCATATCTATGACCGCGCCCGGCTCTGGTCCGCCACCGAGCGGACGCAACAGTTCCGCTGCCGCAACCAGTCCGCCAGCAACGGCCTGGTGGGCCTGCCCGGCGACTGCCGGGGCCAGACCGAGCGGCGCTTCACCCTGAGCGACGACCCGCGTCTGCTGGACCTTGCCGGCTGGCCGCAGGCGGTTGGCAAGCGCGGCCAGCGCGAAGCGGAAAACCATCAGGTGGCCCGCAGCCCGGATAGCTACGAGCTGAGCAATTCCCGCGAATTCGTCGCGGTGAACATGGAGTACTTCCTCCTTGATCCGGCCTACGCCTGCCGCCGCCCGACGCTGTACCGCTACTTCCGCGAGCATTTCGGCTGGGCTCCGGCCGAGCGCGCCAGCTGCGTCGACGGCTATCCCTACCTCAATGCCGGAAGCGACTTCGGCAAGCAGCCCCTGGGCAAGCTAGACCCCGAGCGGGTCTACGAGGTGGATTACCTGTTCGCCGAAGCCAACCAGAACTGGGTCAGCCGCTGGGGCCACAGCATGCTGCGCCTGGTGATCTGCGCACCCGGCCGCCCGCGCGGGCCGGACTGCCGCCTCGACCTCGACCAGCACCTGGTGCTCTCCTACCGCGCCTTCGTCGGCGACGTGCAGCTGTCCAGCTGGGACGGCCTCACCGGCGCCTACCCGTCGCGCCTGTTCGTGCTGCCCCTGCACCAGGTGATCGAGGAATACACCAAGGTGGAACTGCGCAGCCTCGCCTCGGTGCCCCTCAGACTCAACCGCGACGAGGTGGAGGCCCTGGTGCAACACGCCGCCGAAATACACTGGAGCTACGACGGCGATTACTGGTTCCTCTCCAACAATTGCGCGGTGGAAACCCTCAAGCTGCTACGCAGCGGCACCGACCACCCGGCCCTGCGCGACCTCGACAGCATCATGCCCAATGGCCTGCTCAAGCTGCTGGAGGGCCGTGGCATCGCCGACCACACGCCCCTGGACGATCCCAGGGAAGCCCTGCGCCTGGGCTACCGCTTCGACTCCTTCCGCGACCGCTACCAGGCCATGTTCAAGATCCTCCGGGAACGCCTGAACGTGCCCCAGGACGAGGTGGAGGACTGGCTGCAGCTTTCCGCCGAGCAGCGCCGCCCCTGGTTCGCAAAAGCCGACTTGCGCGCCAGCGCCGCCCTGCTCCTGCTGGAACAGGCCGCCCAGCGCCGCCAGTTGCTGCTGGCCCAGGACGAACTCAAGCGCAACTACCTGAGCTCACGGGAACAGGCCGGCCAGACCCGCTTCGCCAAGGCCGGCGGCACCCTTGAACAGATGCTCGCTAACAGCGGCTTCCTCAGCCGCCCAGCAGAGCTGCTGCAGGGCGGCTACGGCCTGCCCCAGAGCGCCGAATGGCAGCAGCTGGAAGCCGAAAGCAGCAGTCGCCAGCAGACCATGCGCAAGCTCAGCGACGACCTCGACCGCGAAGTGCGCAGCCTGCTGGAACCCCAGCGCCTGGCCGAGCTGAACGGCACCGAAGCCAACCTCAAGCAGATCGGCAAACACCTGCGCCAGCTGCACAAGGACGCGGGCGGGCTAGTCCTTCCGTAA